The genomic window GCTTTTACAAGGGAATTCACCCAAATCTGGACAAGGCTATTGATTATCTCTATGAGCATCGTAAAGATACTTTTGAATTGGGTAAATACGACATTGATGGAGATAAGGTCTTCTTAGTTGTACAGGAAAATGTTCTCAACAAAGAAGAAAATGATCGCTTTGAGCATCATAAAAACTATGCAGACTTACATTTGTTAGTTGAAGGACATGAATATTCAAGTTACGGTTCTCGTGTTAAGGACGAGGCAGTAGCATTTGATGAAGCTAGTGATATTGGCTTTGTTCATTGTCACGAACAATACCCACTCTTGTTGGGATATCACAATTTCGCAGTTTTCTTTCCAGGAGAACCTCATCAGCCTAACGGTTATGCAGGTATGGAAGATAAAGTTCGCAAATATTTATTTAAAATTTTAATCGATTAGTCAGTTAGGAGGAGCAAACAATGGCACATAAAGGATCTGGATTGATAAAAGCGGCATTTGATACGGATAACTTTCTGATGCGTTTTTGTGAGAAAGTGTTAGATATCGTGACGGTTAACCTACTCTTTGTTGTGTCTTGTTTGCCTATTGTGACTATTGGAGTAGCTAAAATCAGTCTCTATCAGACA from Streptococcus sp. oral taxon 061 includes these protein-coding regions:
- a CDS encoding YhcH/YjgK/YiaL family protein, yielding MIFDDLKNISFYKGIHPNLDKAIDYLYEHRKDTFELGKYDIDGDKVFLVVQENVLNKEENDRFEHHKNYADLHLLVEGHEYSSYGSRVKDEAVAFDEASDIGFVHCHEQYPLLLGYHNFAVFFPGEPHQPNGYAGMEDKVRKYLFKILID